One window of the Candoia aspera isolate rCanAsp1 chromosome 16, rCanAsp1.hap2, whole genome shotgun sequence genome contains the following:
- the LOC134506315 gene encoding SH2 domain-containing protein 3C-like encodes MAESQKKGGGFKKFFKLKGFGSLSSIPRSFAFRRVSVAPRLAETGGELLSPNGFLTLSFESTQDDLGAGPKSPSRYARSCNMFSHMGTMPRGSSRQKVGAQGPDKALEPTLPSAPSQTGSPPPGEGPEQKEKGSINVGPSCSQKVTLQAENSSKCFLEPGEISSLGTKEKPKQIEWDDLQRTSGPLERAPEDLKGIPSGPSHYAQSCNAYSHLGTMPRARTGQSKKPIQEMPKKTQQDLAQDLPAKAILSCAETAEKTSEEHLEQG; translated from the exons ATGGCCGAGAGCCAGAAGAAAGGAGGTGGTTTTAAAA agtTTTTTAAGCTCAAAGGGTTCGGGAGCCTCAGTAGCATTCCTCGCAGCTTCGCCTTCCGCCGGGTCTCTGTTGCCCCCAGGCTCGCAGAGACCGGAGGGGAGCTGCTCTCCCCCAACGGCTTCCTAACACTCAGCTTTGAAAGCACGCAAGACGACTTGGGCGCTGGGCCCAAAAGCCCGTCACGTTATGCCCGCTCCTGCAACATGTTCAGCCACATGGGCACCATGCCCAGGGGCAGCTCAAGACAGAAGGTTGGGGCCCAGGGGCCAGACAAGGCTTTGGAGCCAACTTTGCCCAGCGCCCCTTCCCAGACAGGTTCTCCACCACCTGGAGAAGGGCCagaacaaaaagagaaaggaagcatCAACGTTGGTCCCAGCTGCTCCCAAAAGGTGACGCTTCAGGCTGAGAATTCTTCCAAATGCTTCCTTGAACCTGGAGAGATTTCTAGCCTAGGAACCAAAGAGAAACCAAAGCAGATTGAGTGGGATGACCTTCAAAGAACAAGTGGACCCCTTGAGAGGGCACCAGAAGACCTAAAAGGCATTCCCTCAGGTCCATCTCACTATGCCCAGTCTTGCAATGCATACAGCCACCTGGGCACCATGCCGAGGGCCCGCACTGGGCAGTCAAAGAAGCCCATCCAAGAGATGCCTAAAAAAACTCAGCAAGACCTTGCCCAAGATCTGCCTGCAAAAGCAATCCTGTCTTGTGCAGAAACCGCAGAGAAAACTTCGGAAGAGCACCTAGAACAAGGGTAA